From the Streptomyces nigrescens genome, one window contains:
- a CDS encoding ABC transporter ATP-binding protein has protein sequence MTTDDEGGRGRLTGPAGPDEEPHTPAAPAPDAPGPNAPLPDAPGPNAPVPDAVTCRALRYAFGETKAVDGVDLSVRTGEVFGLLGPNGAGKTTAIRCITTLLPVPAGMVRVFGHDAAKERMAVRRLLGYVPQQLSADAGLTGRENVALFARVFDVSRRERAARVTQALAAVGLTDAAGRLAKTYSGGMIRRLELAQALVSAPRLLMLDEPTIGLDPIARTSVWEHINAVRAATGMTVLVTTHYMDEADQYCDRLALMHQGRIRALGTPDELRSALRARRRATRTPAAAHPAPLTPGTPTPAAAPDTPATTAPASAPPTTPSSPPSAPSRPSDTEPTLEDVFRDVAGSGLDEQSGDFRDVRSTRRTANRVG, from the coding sequence ATGACCACCGACGACGAGGGAGGGCGGGGGCGGCTGACCGGCCCCGCGGGGCCGGACGAGGAGCCGCACACCCCGGCCGCCCCCGCTCCCGACGCCCCCGGCCCGAACGCGCCCCTTCCCGACGCGCCCGGCCCGAACGCCCCCGTTCCCGACGCCGTGACCTGCCGCGCCCTGCGCTACGCCTTCGGCGAGACCAAGGCCGTGGACGGAGTCGACCTCTCGGTCCGCACCGGAGAGGTCTTCGGCCTGCTCGGCCCGAACGGCGCGGGCAAGACCACCGCGATCCGCTGCATCACCACCCTCCTGCCCGTCCCCGCGGGCATGGTGCGGGTCTTCGGGCACGACGCGGCGAAGGAGCGGATGGCGGTGCGCCGGCTGCTCGGGTACGTCCCGCAGCAGCTGTCCGCGGACGCCGGGCTGACCGGCCGGGAGAACGTCGCGCTGTTCGCCCGGGTCTTCGACGTCTCCCGCCGTGAGCGCGCCGCGCGCGTCACCCAGGCGCTGGCGGCGGTCGGCCTCACCGACGCGGCCGGCCGGCTCGCCAAGACGTACTCCGGCGGCATGATCCGCCGCCTCGAACTCGCCCAGGCCCTGGTCAGCGCGCCCCGGCTGCTGATGCTCGACGAGCCGACGATCGGCCTGGACCCGATCGCCCGTACCAGCGTCTGGGAACACATCAACGCCGTACGGGCCGCCACCGGCATGACCGTCCTGGTGACCACGCACTACATGGACGAGGCCGACCAGTACTGCGACCGTCTCGCCCTGATGCACCAGGGCCGGATCCGCGCCCTCGGCACCCCCGACGAACTGCGGTCCGCCCTGCGCGCCCGCCGCCGCGCCACCCGCACACCGGCCGCCGCTCACCCGGCACCCCTCACCCCGGGCACCCCCACCCCGGCCGCTGCCCCGGACACTCCCGCCACGACGGCCCCGGCCTCGGCGCCGCCCACCACCCCCTCCTCTCCGCCATCGGCCCCATCGCGCCCGTCCGACACCGAACCGACCCTGGAGGACGTCTTCCGGGACGTCGCCGGCAGCGGCCTCGACGAGCAGTCAGGAGACTTCCGCGATGTCCGAAGCACCCGCCGCACCGCAAACCGGGTCGGCTGA